One genomic window of Salvia miltiorrhiza cultivar Shanhuang (shh) chromosome 4, IMPLAD_Smil_shh, whole genome shotgun sequence includes the following:
- the LOC131022026 gene encoding methionine aminopeptidase 1A-like isoform X2, protein MAGGSDAVESTALSCARCGKPAHLQCPKCVELKLPREGAAFCSQECFKASWSSHKSVHSNAKSSSPAPENSSEQNSGLRNDGWLYCLRKGQARTPKLPHFDWTGPLRPYPISQKRIVPAHIEQPDWAIDGIPKIEPNSDLQHVVEIKTPEQIERMRETCRIAREVLDAAARIVRPGITTDEIDAVVHEATIAAGGYPSPLNYHFFPKSCCTSVNEVICHGIPDARILEDGDIVNVDVTVYYKGVHGDLNETFFVGNVDEASKRLVQCTYECLEKAIAAVKPGVRFREMGEIISRHASMSGLSVVKSYCGHGIGELFHCAPNIPHYARNKAVGVMKAGQTFTIEPMINSGVWRDRMWPDGWTSVTADGKRSAQFEHTLLVTDTGVEVLSARLPSSPKVFPWVSP, encoded by the exons ATGGCAGGTGGATCAGATGCTGTGGAGAGCACGGCCTTGTCTTGTGCTAGATGTGGCAAACCTGCTCATCTGCA GTGCCCCAAGTGCGTAGAACTAAAGCTTCCCCGTGAAGGTGCCGCCTTCTG TTCCCAAGAGTGTTTCAAGGCATCCTGGAGTTCTCATAAATCTGTTCACTCGAATGCAAAATCTTCTTCCCCTGCACCTGAAAATTCTAGTGAACAAAATTCAGGCCTGCGCAATGATGGCTGGCTTTACTGTTTGCGGAAAGGACAAGCGCGGACACCAAAACTTCCACATTTTGACTGGACAGG ACCATTAAGACCATATCCAATATCACAGAAACGTATAGTACCTGCCCATATTGAGCAACCTGACTGGGCAATTGAT GGAATTCCTAAAATTGAGCCCAATAGTGATCTGCAACATGTTGTGGAG ATCAAGACTCCAGAGCAAattgagagaatgagagaaacttGCCGG ATTGCAAGAGAAGTTTTGGATGCTGCTGCTCGGATTGTAAGACCTGGAATTACTACTGATGAAATTGATGCTGTTGTTCATGAAGCAactattgctgctg GAGGATATCCATCTCCTTTAAATTATCATTTCTTTCCAAAGTCTTGCTGCAC GTCAGTAAATGAAGTTATCTGCCATGGGATTCCTGATGCAAG GATATTAGAGGATGGAGATATTGTAAATGTTGACGTGACTGTGTACTATAAAGGGGTACATG GTGACTTGAACGAAACATTCTTTGTGGGTAACGTTGATGAAGCATCTAAACGGCTGGTTCAGTGTACATATGAATGCCTGGAAAAAGCAATAGCAGCTG TTAAACCTGGAGTCCGTTTTCGGGAAATGGGGGAAATCATTAGCCGGCATGCTTCTATGTCTGGTTTGTCTGTG GTGAAATCTTATTGTGGTCATGGAATTGGCGAACTCTTCCACTGTGCACCAAATATACCCCATTATGCAA GAAATAAAGCTGTTGGAGTGATGAAGGCGGGCCAGACATTTACCATCGAACCTATGATAAATTCTG GTGTTTGGCGCGACCGAATGTGGCCTGATGGATGGACTTCTGTAACTGCAGATGGGAAACGCAGTGCCCAATTTGAACATACGCTTCTG GTTACGGATACCGGAGTTGAAGTTCTCTCGGCGCGCCTTCCCTCGTCTCCGAAAGTGTTTCCTTGggtaagtccataa
- the LOC131022027 gene encoding methionine aminopeptidase 1A-like, giving the protein MAGGSDAVESTALSCARCGKPAHLQCPKCVELKLRREGAAFCSQECFKASWSSHKSVHLNAKSSLIASESYSEQNLGLPGDGWLYCLREGQAQTPKLPHFDWTGPLRPYPISQKRIVPTHIDQPDWAIDGIPKIEPKSDLQYVVEIKTPDQIERMRETCLIAREVLDAAARIIQPGITTDEIDAVVHEATVAAGGYPSPLNYNFFPKSCCTSVNEVICHGIPDARKLEDGDIVNVDVTVYYKGVHSDLNETFFVGNVDEASKRLVQCTYECLDKAIAAVKPGVRFREIGDIISRHASMSGFSVARSYCGHGIGELFHCAPNIPHYARNKAVGVMKAGQTFTIEPMINSGGWRDRMWPDGWANVTADGKRSAQFEHTLLVTDTGVEVLTARLPSSPKVFPWLSP; this is encoded by the exons ATGGCAGGTGGATCAGATGCGGTGGAGAGCACGGCCTTATCTTGTGCTAGATGTGGCAAACCTGCGCATCTGCA GTGCCCCAAGTGCGTAGAACTAAAGCTTCGCCGTGAAGGTGCTGCTTTCTG TTCCCAAGAGTGTTTCAAGGCATCCTGGAGTTCCCATAAATCTGTTCACTTGAATGCAAAATCTTCTTTAATTGCATCTGAAAGTTATAGTGAACAGAATTTGGGTCTGCCGGGTGACGGCTGGCTCTACTGCTTGAGAGAAGGACAAGCACAGACACCAAAACTTCCACATTTTGACTGGACCGG GCCATTAAGACCATATCCAATATCACAGAAACGTATAGTACCTACTCATATTGATCAACCTGACTGGGCAATTGAT GGAATTCCTAAAATTGAGCCCAAAAGTGATCTGCAATATGTTGTGGAG ATCAAAACTCCAGATCAAattgagagaatgagagaaacttGCCTG ATTGCAAGGGAAGTTTTGGATGCTGCAGCTCGGATTATACAACCTGGAATTACTACTGATGAAATTGATGCTGTGGTTCATGAAGCAACAGTTGCTGCTG GAGGATATCCATCTccattaaattataatttctttCCAAAGTCTTGCTGCAC GTCGGTTAATGAAGTTATCTGCCATGGGATTCCTGATGCAAG GAAATTAGAGGATGGAGATATTGTAAATGTTGACGTGACTGTGTATTATAAAGGGGTACATA GTGACTTGAATGAAACATTCTTTGTGGGTAATGTTGATGAAGCATCCAAACGACTGGTTCAGTGTACATATGAATGCCTGGATAAAGCAATAGCAGCTG TTAAACCTGGAGTACGTTTTCGGGAAATTGGGGATATTATTAGCCGACATGCTTCTATGTCTGGATTCTCTGTG GCGAGATCTTATTGTGGTCATGGTATTGGTGAGCTCTTCCACTGTGCACCAAATATACCCCATTATGCAA GAAATAAGGCTGTTGGAGTGATGAAGGCAGGCCAGACATTCACGATTGAACCTATGATAAATTCAG GTGGTTGGCGTGACCGAATGTGGCCTGATGGATGGGCTAATGTAACTGCAGACGGGAAACGTAGTGCTCAATTTGAACATACGCTTCTG GTCACAGATACAGGAGTTGAGGTTCTAACGGCGCGCCTGCCCTCGTCTCCCAAAGTGTTTCCCTGGCTTAGTCCATGA
- the LOC131022028 gene encoding pectinesterase inhibitor 9-like: MAQIITFLALSLLVLTLTLVQAQQHPVAPRRARSRARVFIESQCQTTLYPTLCVKCLSPYVPSFTKTLSHRQLAQIALKVTLVRAETTQAYINGVAQRLNRTKGPEARSVKECLDQINDGVDQLTKCIKEAQHIKEDGGSSSEFTWHASNVQTWMSTALTDASMCIDGISGRAIGGKTKALIKARVLNLQQVTSIALALFNRFAARFRAAHLLKP; the protein is encoded by the coding sequence ATGGCACAAATAATTACCTTCCTAGCACTTTCCCTCCTTGTCCTCACCCTAACCCTAGTTCAAGCCCAGCAGCACCCGGTCGCACCGCGGAGAGCTCGATCTAGGGCTAGGGTGTTCATCGAGTCGCAATGCCAGACGACGCTATATCCCACTCTGTGCGTAAAGTGCCTATCACCCTACGTCCCCAGCTTCACCAAAACCCTGAGTCACCGGCAGTTAGCTCAGATTGCCCTGAAAGTGACCCTTGTCAGGGCCGAGACAACGCAAGCCTACATCAACGGAGTGGCCCAGAGGCTCAACCGGACCAAGGGCCCGGAGGCCCGATCCGTGAAGGAGTGTTTGGATCAAATAAATGATGGGGTAGATCAGCTCACAAAATGCATCAAAGAGGCACAACACATCAAGGAAGATGGGGGAAGTAGTAGTGAATTCACATGGCATGCAAGCAACGTCCAAACATGGATGAGCACTGCATTGACCGATGCAAGCATGTGCATCGACGGGATCTCGGGCCGGGCCATCGGGGGGAAGACGAAGGCCTTGATCAAAGCCCGGGTTCTTAATCTTCAACAGGTTACCAGCATTGCGCTAGCCTTGTTCAATAGATTTGCTGCAAGATTTAGGGCTGCTCATCTCCTCAAACCCTAG
- the LOC131022026 gene encoding methionine aminopeptidase 1A-like isoform X1, with amino-acid sequence MAGGSDAVESTALSCARCGKPAHLQCPKCVELKLPREGAAFCSQECFKASWSSHKSVHSNAKSSSPAPENSSEQNSGLRNDGWLYCLRKGQARTPKLPHFDWTGPLRPYPISQKRIVPAHIEQPDWAIDGIPKIEPNSDLQHVVEIKTPEQIERMRETCRIAREVLDAAARIVRPGITTDEIDAVVHEATIAAGGYPSPLNYHFFPKSCCTSVNEVICHGIPDARILEDGDIVNVDVTVYYKGVHGDLNETFFVGNVDEASKRLVQCTYECLEKAIAAVKPGVRFREMGEIISRHASMSGLSVVKSYCGHGIGELFHCAPNIPHYARNKAVGVMKAGQTFTIEPMINSGVWRDRMWPDGWTSVTADGKRSAQFEHTLLVKSQLGLLTFLEESITTFHIDQYYTIQNIPSDIKH; translated from the exons ATGGCAGGTGGATCAGATGCTGTGGAGAGCACGGCCTTGTCTTGTGCTAGATGTGGCAAACCTGCTCATCTGCA GTGCCCCAAGTGCGTAGAACTAAAGCTTCCCCGTGAAGGTGCCGCCTTCTG TTCCCAAGAGTGTTTCAAGGCATCCTGGAGTTCTCATAAATCTGTTCACTCGAATGCAAAATCTTCTTCCCCTGCACCTGAAAATTCTAGTGAACAAAATTCAGGCCTGCGCAATGATGGCTGGCTTTACTGTTTGCGGAAAGGACAAGCGCGGACACCAAAACTTCCACATTTTGACTGGACAGG ACCATTAAGACCATATCCAATATCACAGAAACGTATAGTACCTGCCCATATTGAGCAACCTGACTGGGCAATTGAT GGAATTCCTAAAATTGAGCCCAATAGTGATCTGCAACATGTTGTGGAG ATCAAGACTCCAGAGCAAattgagagaatgagagaaacttGCCGG ATTGCAAGAGAAGTTTTGGATGCTGCTGCTCGGATTGTAAGACCTGGAATTACTACTGATGAAATTGATGCTGTTGTTCATGAAGCAactattgctgctg GAGGATATCCATCTCCTTTAAATTATCATTTCTTTCCAAAGTCTTGCTGCAC GTCAGTAAATGAAGTTATCTGCCATGGGATTCCTGATGCAAG GATATTAGAGGATGGAGATATTGTAAATGTTGACGTGACTGTGTACTATAAAGGGGTACATG GTGACTTGAACGAAACATTCTTTGTGGGTAACGTTGATGAAGCATCTAAACGGCTGGTTCAGTGTACATATGAATGCCTGGAAAAAGCAATAGCAGCTG TTAAACCTGGAGTCCGTTTTCGGGAAATGGGGGAAATCATTAGCCGGCATGCTTCTATGTCTGGTTTGTCTGTG GTGAAATCTTATTGTGGTCATGGAATTGGCGAACTCTTCCACTGTGCACCAAATATACCCCATTATGCAA GAAATAAAGCTGTTGGAGTGATGAAGGCGGGCCAGACATTTACCATCGAACCTATGATAAATTCTG GTGTTTGGCGCGACCGAATGTGGCCTGATGGATGGACTTCTGTAACTGCAGATGGGAAACGCAGTGCCCAATTTGAACATACGCTTCTGGTAAAATCTCAACTTGGGCTCCTCACATTCTTGGAAGAATCTATCACTACCTTCCACATTGATCAATATTACACAATACAAAATATTCCGTCCGACATCAAACACTAG